The following coding sequences are from one Arachis hypogaea cultivar Tifrunner chromosome 7, arahy.Tifrunner.gnm2.J5K5, whole genome shotgun sequence window:
- the LOC112702226 gene encoding receptor-like protein 7, with translation MRHTHIHKYSFLNIMMRRYTLLLLLLLVHNPSSSCSSVLPLCNHHDNSNLLQFKNSFSINTSLYKDWPALSSCYNKIASWNNGTDCCEWDGVTCDTTSGHVIGLDLSCSMLQGEFHPNNTLFQLTHLQQLNLAANDFSDSPIYPGIGDLVSLTHLNLSCSSFGNHIPSTISRLSKLLSLDLSSCNHELRLDESTWSKLMGNTTNLEVLVLDGVDMSSIRKIPDSIGHLNSLNQLRLRNCQIDGLIPVSFWNLTQLTHLELLGNRLHGEIPSLLSNLKHLTYLDLSSNSFSGHIPDVFDNFTKLDTLQLSSNNLGGQLPPSLFRLSQLNVLDLSLNSLEGPIPSKDTKLSEITSLILYNNSLNGTIPNWCYSLPSLIFLDLGHNHLVGPIGEFSTYSMNYLVLSNNKFQGSFPNSIFNFINLTTLDLSSANLSGHIDFHQFSKLKSLNFLDLSHNAFLSINLEDNVDYLLPNLTVVGLSSCKITKFPKFLESIEDLYVLDLSDNQIEGVIPKWFNDKLLYKWKNMQFIDLSLNRLQGNIPIPSYGTYYFSVSKNNFTGGISSTICNASFLNMLILSRNNLTVNIPQCLGSFPSLLVLDLQINNFYGSIPGNFSKNNAFETIKLNGNQLEGPVPQSLAHCTKLQVLDLGDNNIEDVFPSQLEALQELQVLSLRNNKFHGTITSLSMKHPFPKLKIFDVSNNKFSGPLPMQYFQEFQGMMTTLNENTQADSLEYMSAHANATSVPYNDSVVIIMKGQEREMSRILTIFTTIDLSNNLFEGKIPQILGELNFLKGLNLSHNKISGNIPQTLGNLTSLEWLDLSWNQLKGEIPLSLTNLNFLSVLNLSKNQLEGVIPRGKQFNTFQNDSYRGNPMLCGFPLSKSCGNDEEQPPSVFPEAKDSLFGWKSVVVGYACGVVFGIFLGSLFIKTAKPLWLARLICGYT, from the coding sequence ATGCGCCACACACATATACACAAATATAGTTTTCTAAACATAATGATGAGGCGTTATACTCTcttgttgcttcttcttcttgttcataaTCCATCTTCCAGTTGCTCATCGGTGTTGCCACTGTGTAACCACCATGACAACTCAAACTTGCTCCAATTCAAGAACTCATTTTCCATTAACACTTCATTGTACAAAGATTGGCCGGCGCTTTCCTCTTGTTACAACAAGATAGCGTCGTGGAACAATGGTACGGATTGTTGCGAGTGGGATGGTGTCACATGCGACACCACGTCAGGGCACGTGATTGGCCTTGACCTCAGTTGCAGCATGCTCCAAGGCGAGTTTCATCCCAACAACACTCTGTTCCAACTCACGCATCTTCAACAACTCAACCTTGCCGCCAATGACTTCTCCGACTCTCCAATATATCCCGGAATTGGTGATCTTGTGAGTCTCACGCATCTCAATCTATCATGTTCATCATTTGGCAATCATATTCCCTCCACGATCTCTCGCTTGTCTAAATTACTCTCACTTGATCTCTCGTCGTGTAATCATGAACTGAGACTTGATGAATCAACATGGAGTAAACTCATGGGTAACACCACTAACTTGGAAGTGCTGGTTCTAGATGGCGTAGATATGTCTTCTATCAGAAAAATACCAGATTCCATAGGCCACTTGAATTCTCTTAACCAACTACGGCTACGGAATTGCCAAATTGATGGATTAATTCCCGTGTCTTTTTGGAATCTCACTCAACTAACTCATTTGGAACTTTTAGGAAACAGACTTCATGGTGAAATTCCATCTTTGCTTTCAAACCTCAAACATCTCACCTACTTAGATCTTAGTTCTAATAGTTTCAGTGGTCACATCCCAGACGTGTTCGACAACTTCACTAAATTAGATACCTTGCAACTTTCTTCTAACAATCTAGGAGGCCAATTGCCACCATCACTTTTTCGTCTATCCCAACTTAATGTTCTAGATTTGTCATTGAATAGCTTAGAAGGCCCAATTCCAAGTAAGGATACAAAACTCTCAGAAATAACGTCCCTGATTTTGTATAATAATTCATTAAATGGGACAATTCCAAATTGGTGTTATTCTTTGCCTTCATTGATATTTCTAGATCTTGGGCACAACCACCTAGTAGGACCGATAGGAGAATTCTCGACTTATTCTATGAATTATTTGGTTTTGTCGAATAATAAATTTCAAGGTAGTTTTCCAAattcaatatttaattttataaatcttaccACTTTAGATTTATCTTCAGCTAATTTGAGTGGTCATATAGATTTTCACCAATTTTCAAAGCtcaaatctttaaattttcttgatcTATCTCACAATGCTTTTCTCTCTATTAACCTAGAAGACAATGTTGACTATCTTTTACCTAACCTTACTGTAGTAGGTTTATCTTCGTGTAAGATTACAAAATTTCCTAAGTTCCTAGAAAGCATTGAAGATCTATATGTACTAGACCTTTCTGATAACCAAATTGAAGGGGTGATTCCCAAATGGTTTAATGACAAGCTCTTGTACAAATGGAAGAACATGCAGTTCATTGATCTCAGTCTCAACAGGCTGCAAGGAAATATTCCAATTCCATCATATGGCACCTATTATTTTTCAGTCTCAAAGAACAACTTCACAGGAGGCATTTCCTCAACAATATGCAATGCAAGCTTCCTCAATATGCTAATCCTGTCTCGCAACAATTTGACTGTCAATATTCCACAATGTTTGGGATCCTTTCCTTCACTCCTGGTTTTGGATTTGCAAATCAACAACTTTTATGGAAGCATACCTGGAAACTTCTCCAAGAATAATGCTTTTGAGACTATAAAGTTGAATGGCAACCAATTAGAGGGACCAGTACCACAATCGTTGGCTCATTGCACAAAACTGCAAGTTCTAGACCTTGGTGACAATAACATAGAAGATGTATTTCCCAGTCAGCTAGAAGCTCTTCAGGAACTACAGGTACTCAGTTTGCGAAATAACAAATTTCATGGTACCATCACTAGTTTGAGTATGAAGCATCCATTTCCAAAGTTGAAAATTTTTGATGTGTCTAATAACAAATTTAGTGGCCCTTTGCCAATGCAATACTTTCAAGAGTTTCAAGGAATGATGACGACTCTGAATGAAAATACTCAAGCTGATAGTTTGGAGTATATGAGCGCGCATGCTAATGCGACCAGTGTACCATATAATGACTCTGTTGTGATCATTATGAAAGGTCAAGAGAGAGAAATGTCAAGGATATTAACTATTTTCACAACTATAGACTTGTCAAATAACTTGTTTGAAGGAAAAATTCCACAAATTCTAGGAGAATTGAATTTTCTCAAAGGGCTTAACCTTTCTCACAATAAAATCAGTGGTAACATTCCACAAACTTTAGGTAATTTGACGAGTTTAGAATGGTTAGACCTCTCATGGAACCAACTGAAAGGTGAAATACCTCTGTCTTTGACAAATTTGAATTTTCTATCTGTCTTGAACCTTTCGAAAAACCAGTTGGAGGGAGTGATACCTAGAGGAAAACAGTTCAATACATTTCAAAATGATTCCTACAGAGGAAACCCAATGCTTTGTGGATTCCCTTTGTCAAAGTCATGCGGTAATGATGAAGAACAACCACCTTCAGTATTTCCTGAAGCCAAAGATTCATTATTTGGGTGGAAGTCAGTAGTAGTGGGATATGCATGTGGAGTGGTGTTTGGGATCTTCCTTGGAAGCTTGTTTATCAAGACTGCGAAACCATTGTGGCTTGCCAGACTTATTTGTGGCTATACTTAA
- the LOC112702227 gene encoding uncharacterized protein isoform X1: protein MDFELRRAREKLEKEQKERKERARLKLLREKKAKEEAQKQREAIEAAQRSRRIDAAEAQLKADQQMQESLIAGRGIVFYRLLEAVPCQGNGDKIKLPPSCFTELSDQGALDKGPMYFQLSLVHTEDSSSIEDINKEKQGTTHSGVLEFTAEEGSVGLPPHVWSNLFSEGMVKSPLVEVRYVWLPKGTYAKLQPERVGFSDLPNHKAILETSLRQHATLSQGDILTVNYGELVYTLRVLELKPSKSVSVLETDIEVDIVDPFTTSDNIDQHVLLPLAIGSSQSGTVDEGKFVYYKFSIDNGTWEKISSGNSSVEIKLESEIDGGDTDLFISRHPLIFPTRHQHEWSSHDIGSKTLILTSKDKKLGAGSYSIGIYGFKEMTKYNISVTIQDDFNQKVGQQASSSSMSSAGTDTEQCRNCKHYIPSRTIALHEAYCSRHNVVCQHAGCGVVLRMEESKNHIHCDRCGQAFQQVELEKHMKVFHEPLHCPCGIILEKQQMVEHQASVCPLRLISCRFCGDMVQAGSSAIDARDRLRGLSEHESVCGSRTAPCDSCGRAVMLKDMDIHQIAVHQKG from the exons ATGGATTTTGAGCTGCGAAGAGCCAGAGAGAAGCTCGAGAAAGAGCAGAAGGAGAGGAAAGAGAGAGCCAGGTTGAAGCTTCTCAGGGAAAAGAAAgccaaagaagaagcacagaagcaGAGGGAAGCCATCGAAGCCGCTCAGCGATCTCGTCGTATCGATGCAGCTGAAGCTCAACTCAAG GCTGATCAACAGATGCAAGAAAGCCTTATTGCTGGGAGGGGAATTGTGTTTTACCGTTTGCTGGAAGCTGTGCCTTGTCAAGGTAATGGAGATAAGATAAAACTGCCTCCGTCTTGCTTCACAGAATTGTCTGATCAGGGTGCTCTGGACAAGGGGCCCATGTACTTCCAGTTGTCATTAGTTCACACTGAAGACTCTTCAAGCATTGAAGATATCAATAAAGAGAAGCAAGGGACAACCCATTCCGGAGTTTTGGAGTTCACTGCAGAAGAAGGTTCAGTGGGTCTTCCTCCTCATGTATGGAGTAATTTGTTTTCTGAAGGCATGGTAAAATCTCCATTAGTTGAAGTTCGCTATGTTTGGCTTCCGAAAGGGACTTATGCGAAACTTCAACCTGAAAGAGTTGGATTTTCAGATTTGCCAAATCATAAGGCTATCCTTGAAACGAGTCTTCGGCAGCATGCAACTCTTTCCCAAGGCGACATTTTAACCGTTAACTATGGAGAACTTGTATACACATTAAGGGTGCTTGAGTTGAAACCTTCCAAAAGTGTATCTGTGTTAGAAACAGATATTGAAGTTGACATAGTTGATCCTTTTACAACCTCAGACAACATAGATCAGCATGTTCTGCTGCCACTTGCGATTGGGTCATCACAAAGTGGAACTGTAGATGAAGGAAAGTTTGTCTATTACAAATTCTCAATCGACAATGGCACCTGGGAGAAAATCTCTAGTGGGAATTCTAGTGTAGAGATAAAATTGGAATCAGAAATAGATGGAGGAGATACTGATCTATTCATTTCTAGACATCCTCTCATATTCCCTACACGGCATCAACATGAGTGGTCTTCCCATGATATTGGTTCCAAAACGTTGATTCTTACttcaaaagataaaaagttaggaGCAGGGAGTTACAGCATCGGTATTTATGGCTTTAAGGAGATGACTAAGTATAATATATCAGTCACAATTCAGGACGACTTCAATCAAAAAGTGGGTCAGCAAGCATCATCATCTTCCATGTCATCTGCTGGGACGGATACCGAACAATGTAGGAATTGCAAACATTACATACCTTCTAGAACTATCGCGCTGCATGAAGCATACTGTAGCAGGCACAATGTTGTCTGTCAGCATGCAGGCTGTGGAGTTGTTCTTAGAATGGAAGAGTCCAAGAACCATATTCACTGTGATAGGTGTGGTCAAGCTTTCCAGCAGGTAGAATTGGAAAAACACATGAAAGTTTTTCATGAGCCACTTCACTGCCCTTGTGGAATAATCCTTGAGAAACAGCAAATG GTTGAGCACCAAGCTTCAGTTTGCCCCTTGCGGTTAATTTCATGTCGGTTTTGTGGTGATATGGTACAAGCTGGAAGTTCTGCCATTGATGCGCGTGATAGATTAAGAGGATTGTCTGAGCATGAGAGTGTTTGTGGGTCGAGGACAGCCCCTTGTGACTCGTGTGGGCGTGCAGTGATGCTGAAGGACATGGACATACACCAGATTGCTGTTCATCAAAAAGGCTAA
- the LOC112702227 gene encoding uncharacterized protein isoform X2, with the protein MQESLIAGRGIVFYRLLEAVPCQGNGDKIKLPPSCFTELSDQGALDKGPMYFQLSLVHTEDSSSIEDINKEKQGTTHSGVLEFTAEEGSVGLPPHVWSNLFSEGMVKSPLVEVRYVWLPKGTYAKLQPERVGFSDLPNHKAILETSLRQHATLSQGDILTVNYGELVYTLRVLELKPSKSVSVLETDIEVDIVDPFTTSDNIDQHVLLPLAIGSSQSGTVDEGKFVYYKFSIDNGTWEKISSGNSSVEIKLESEIDGGDTDLFISRHPLIFPTRHQHEWSSHDIGSKTLILTSKDKKLGAGSYSIGIYGFKEMTKYNISVTIQDDFNQKVGQQASSSSMSSAGTDTEQCRNCKHYIPSRTIALHEAYCSRHNVVCQHAGCGVVLRMEESKNHIHCDRCGQAFQQVELEKHMKVFHEPLHCPCGIILEKQQMVEHQASVCPLRLISCRFCGDMVQAGSSAIDARDRLRGLSEHESVCGSRTAPCDSCGRAVMLKDMDIHQIAVHQKG; encoded by the exons ATGCAAGAAAGCCTTATTGCTGGGAGGGGAATTGTGTTTTACCGTTTGCTGGAAGCTGTGCCTTGTCAAGGTAATGGAGATAAGATAAAACTGCCTCCGTCTTGCTTCACAGAATTGTCTGATCAGGGTGCTCTGGACAAGGGGCCCATGTACTTCCAGTTGTCATTAGTTCACACTGAAGACTCTTCAAGCATTGAAGATATCAATAAAGAGAAGCAAGGGACAACCCATTCCGGAGTTTTGGAGTTCACTGCAGAAGAAGGTTCAGTGGGTCTTCCTCCTCATGTATGGAGTAATTTGTTTTCTGAAGGCATGGTAAAATCTCCATTAGTTGAAGTTCGCTATGTTTGGCTTCCGAAAGGGACTTATGCGAAACTTCAACCTGAAAGAGTTGGATTTTCAGATTTGCCAAATCATAAGGCTATCCTTGAAACGAGTCTTCGGCAGCATGCAACTCTTTCCCAAGGCGACATTTTAACCGTTAACTATGGAGAACTTGTATACACATTAAGGGTGCTTGAGTTGAAACCTTCCAAAAGTGTATCTGTGTTAGAAACAGATATTGAAGTTGACATAGTTGATCCTTTTACAACCTCAGACAACATAGATCAGCATGTTCTGCTGCCACTTGCGATTGGGTCATCACAAAGTGGAACTGTAGATGAAGGAAAGTTTGTCTATTACAAATTCTCAATCGACAATGGCACCTGGGAGAAAATCTCTAGTGGGAATTCTAGTGTAGAGATAAAATTGGAATCAGAAATAGATGGAGGAGATACTGATCTATTCATTTCTAGACATCCTCTCATATTCCCTACACGGCATCAACATGAGTGGTCTTCCCATGATATTGGTTCCAAAACGTTGATTCTTACttcaaaagataaaaagttaggaGCAGGGAGTTACAGCATCGGTATTTATGGCTTTAAGGAGATGACTAAGTATAATATATCAGTCACAATTCAGGACGACTTCAATCAAAAAGTGGGTCAGCAAGCATCATCATCTTCCATGTCATCTGCTGGGACGGATACCGAACAATGTAGGAATTGCAAACATTACATACCTTCTAGAACTATCGCGCTGCATGAAGCATACTGTAGCAGGCACAATGTTGTCTGTCAGCATGCAGGCTGTGGAGTTGTTCTTAGAATGGAAGAGTCCAAGAACCATATTCACTGTGATAGGTGTGGTCAAGCTTTCCAGCAGGTAGAATTGGAAAAACACATGAAAGTTTTTCATGAGCCACTTCACTGCCCTTGTGGAATAATCCTTGAGAAACAGCAAATG GTTGAGCACCAAGCTTCAGTTTGCCCCTTGCGGTTAATTTCATGTCGGTTTTGTGGTGATATGGTACAAGCTGGAAGTTCTGCCATTGATGCGCGTGATAGATTAAGAGGATTGTCTGAGCATGAGAGTGTTTGTGGGTCGAGGACAGCCCCTTGTGACTCGTGTGGGCGTGCAGTGATGCTGAAGGACATGGACATACACCAGATTGCTGTTCATCAAAAAGGCTAA